A genomic window from Streptomyces sp. NBC_00234 includes:
- a CDS encoding MFS transporter, translated as MTATTAEPNDLAPQGHPQRWLILGVICLAQLTVLLDNTVLNVAIPSLTTELDASTADVQWMINAYSLVQSGLLLTAGSAADRYGRKRMLVAGLALFGIGSLVAGLAQSSGQLIAARAGMGIGGALLITTTLAVVVQIFDDSERVKAIGLWSTVNSLGFATGPLIGGIMLDHFWWGAIFLINIPVAIVGLIAVLRLVPESKNPQGDRPDLLGALLSTVGMTAVVYAIISGPEHGWTSGQVLLTAFVGVAVLTGFVLWELHIPYPMLDMHFFRNQKFIGAVAGAILVAFGMGGSLFLLTQHLQFVLGYGPLEAGLRTAPLALTVVALNLTGLGARLVPKLGTPATIAAGMSLLAAGLGAIAVLGSDGYGGMLLGLVVMGAGISLAMPAMANAIMSAIPPEKAGVGAGVNGTLAEFGNGLGVAVLGAVLNSRFAALVPAAVGAASLPAALAAADGEGERQRITDAFASGLETSQLVGAVAVLAGGLLAAALLRRAERMESEPSGPAVKDPAAADSAGTAA; from the coding sequence ATGACGGCGACCACCGCCGAGCCGAACGACCTCGCCCCGCAGGGGCACCCGCAGCGCTGGCTGATCCTCGGCGTCATCTGTCTGGCCCAGCTCACCGTGCTGCTCGACAACACCGTCCTCAACGTGGCCATCCCGTCCCTCACCACGGAACTGGACGCCTCCACCGCCGACGTGCAGTGGATGATCAACGCGTACTCGCTCGTCCAGTCCGGTCTGCTCCTCACGGCAGGCAGCGCGGCCGACCGCTACGGGCGCAAGCGGATGCTGGTCGCCGGCCTCGCGCTGTTCGGCATCGGCTCGCTGGTGGCCGGGCTCGCGCAGTCCTCCGGCCAGCTGATCGCCGCCCGGGCCGGCATGGGCATCGGCGGGGCGCTGCTGATCACCACCACCCTGGCCGTGGTGGTCCAGATCTTCGACGACAGCGAGCGCGTCAAGGCGATCGGTCTCTGGTCGACCGTCAACTCGCTGGGCTTCGCGACCGGTCCCCTCATCGGGGGGATCATGCTCGACCACTTCTGGTGGGGAGCGATCTTCCTCATCAACATCCCGGTCGCGATCGTCGGCCTGATCGCCGTCCTGCGTCTCGTGCCCGAGTCCAAGAACCCGCAGGGCGACCGGCCCGACCTGCTCGGCGCGCTGCTCTCCACCGTCGGGATGACCGCCGTCGTGTACGCGATCATCTCCGGTCCGGAACACGGCTGGACGTCCGGCCAGGTCCTGCTCACCGCCTTCGTCGGGGTCGCGGTCCTCACCGGATTCGTGCTGTGGGAGCTCCACATCCCGTACCCGATGCTGGACATGCACTTCTTCCGGAACCAGAAGTTCATCGGGGCGGTCGCGGGCGCGATCCTGGTGGCCTTCGGGATGGGCGGTTCGCTCTTCCTGCTGACCCAGCACCTGCAGTTCGTGCTCGGGTACGGGCCCCTGGAGGCCGGACTCCGTACGGCGCCGCTCGCGCTCACCGTGGTCGCGCTCAACCTCACGGGTCTGGGCGCCCGCCTCGTACCGAAGCTGGGGACGCCCGCCACCATCGCCGCCGGGATGAGCCTGCTGGCCGCCGGTCTCGGTGCCATCGCGGTGCTCGGCAGCGACGGGTACGGCGGCATGCTCCTCGGCCTGGTCGTCATGGGTGCGGGCATCTCGCTCGCGATGCCCGCCATGGCGAACGCCATCATGAGTGCCATTCCGCCCGAGAAGGCGGGCGTGGGTGCCGGGGTCAACGGCACGCTCGCCGAATTCGGCAACGGGCTCGGCGTCGCCGTGCTCGGTGCCGTACTGAATTCGCGGTTCGCCGCCCTGGTGCCCGCCGCCGTGGGAGCCGCCTCGCTGCCGGCGGCACTCGCCGCCGCGGACGGCGAGGGGGAGCGGCAGCGCATCACGGACGCCTTCGCCTCCGGTCTGGAGACCAGCCAGCTGGTCGGCGCGGTGGCGGTGCTCGCGGGCGGACTGCTGGCCGCGGCGCTGCTGAGGAGGGCCGAGCGGATGGAATCGGAGCCCTCCGGCCCTGCCGTGAAGGACCCGGCTGCGGCAGACTCGGCCGGAACAGCGGCATAG